A segment of the Serratia fonticola genome:
ATCTCTCGGTGCGTTCGACGTTGCCCGCTCATCAGTTGCAATCACAGTTTCCGCTGTTGTGTAAAGCCGGTAGCCCGGACGATGTGGCCGATATCGTCAACGTGGCGCTCAACGGCGTGCCATTAAAGCCATTGAGCCATGTGCCTGCGGCTATCCCAATGCGTTTGGAGAACCAGTATTTTGCCCTTGAACTGACTCACCCGGCAGCCGTTGCCATGCTGGCAGCGGGCAGTTGCGCGTTCTATGTACCGGGAATTCTGGGTGATATTCAGTTGGAATTGTTTGCGGTGTTGCGCTCATGACAACGTCACTCTCTAAAGAATCGATTGCCGTGGACGAGATTTTCCACGACACCTGGTTGATGGTGTGCCAGTTACGCAATGGGGTTCCGGCGCAGGACGGCCAGGCACTGTATCGCAAAGCCTGCGCGCAGATAGATGCCGCACGGCAGGCGCTGGAAGCGGCAGGCGTTGCCGCACCGGCGGCAGAGCATATGCTTTATGCCCAATGCGCGTTGCTGGATGAAACCGTGATGGGCCGCCAGGCACAGGACTCTGGCTACAGTGAATGGCTGAAATCACCGCTACAGGCCCGCTATTTCAATACGCTGTCTGCCGGGGAGCTGTTGTGGGAGCGTATTCGCACGGTGTTGCATGATCCGGTGCCAGACAGGAACGTATTGACCTGTTTTCATCGCGTATTGCTGCTGGGGTTCAGTGGGCGTTACCGCGAGGATGGCAATCAACGGCGGGAAGATGTTTTGGCCGCATTGGCTCGTCAGGTTCCCCCGTTCACTCTTCCAACCAAGGATGCGTTGATCGTCCGCCCGTCGGCGCGGCGTTATCGCTCAGGCCGCAGCACGCTTTGGTGGCGTTGGTTGGCGCTGGTGGTGGTGTTGGCAGGGTTATGGTGGGGTTTGGATACCGCTTTGCAGCAACTCGTCCATCAGAGACTGCCTTAAGGAAACAGGATGAGTGTGGTTTTAAAACGCGTCTTATGGTGCTGGGGCGGTTTACTTGGCCTGGTGGTGCTCTGGGGTTTTCTGCCCCTGAGCCCGGCAGGCCTGTGGGGCATGACGCTGCTGGTTATCTTGCTGGTGGCGGTAACGTGTGGGTGGTTGACCCGCTCTGCGCATGCCCTGAACGCCAAGATCGCGCTGGCAACGGCGCCGGTACTGCCACCGGCAGGATTTGACGGCGTTCTCGTACTGGTTTGCGGTGACAGTGCGCCACTGTTGTTTGATGCCAGCGAACGGCGCGAGGTTCGTCAGGGGTGGTATCTGGCGGTCCCAACACCTGAGCGGTTTTTACACACTGTGCAATGGATTGCCGCTCATCACCCGATTTGGCTGCCACAGATTGTGGTGATGCTTTGTGTCGTGCCCGAGCGGCACAGCGATGAAGCCCAGTTACGAGGCGATTTGTATCAGTGGCGCGTGGCGATCAACCAGTGTCGCTCATGGTTGCAAGGAGAGCCGCCAGTCATCCTGTGCGGCTATGTGAATCCCGTGGTGAACCTGAGTGAGACACAGGCCCCACTCTGGTTTGCCGATGTTGGTGATGTCGCCGGTGTCTCGGTCTGGGGGGCGGATAACAGCGTCCAGCCTTATCCGCGTTGGGCAGCGGCGTTAAGCGGTAAGACACTGTCTGAGCGGTTTATGCAGGGTATCGCGCTTGACGCCTGGATGAGCTGGCTGGCAACGGTGGTGATGGATGAATGGCAGTGTTCAAAAACGGCGTTGCCGGTATTGCCTGTCAGCCTGTGGGCGGTGAATTTTACCCCTGTGGTCGACGTGGAGAATAACCTGTGGCAGCAGGTGCTACGGGAACAGACAACGCTTGAGGCACCTTTGGCTACCGTGCCTGGCGCGTTGCCTTTCCCAGACCTTTTTTTACCCTTGCTGCCACATCGGCAAGGGCTTACGCCGATACAGCGTTTCGCCTGCCGTGGGGCGTTGCTGTTTGCCGGGGCCCTGGCGATTGCGCTGTTGGCCAGTTTTATCAATAACCAGCGCGTGATCGACAGCGTTGGCGACGATCTGGCGCGCTACCGCGCGTTAAGCGGCACGCCACCCGAGCCAAAACTGCTCGCCCAACAGCGGCTGCGTGAGGATGAGCAGCTGCTGGCTCGCTACCAGCGCCAGGGGGTGCCATTGTCGCTTGGCCTGGGGTTATATCAGGGCATGACGCTGTATCCGGTGGTTCAGGCCGCGCTGGGCGACTGGGTAGCGCCTGTACCGGCAGTGCCTGTCGTGCCGCCAACGCCGACCGTGGTGATACAGGCTGCGCCGCAAACCGTGCGTCTGGACAGCCTTTCGCTGTTCGATACTGGCAAATATCAGTTGAAAAACGACTCCACCAAAGTGCTGGTGGCGGCGTTGATGAACATTAAGGCCAAGCCCGGCTGGCTGATTGTAGTGGCTGGGCATACTGACATCACTGGGGACGCAAAGGCGAATCAAATCCTGTCCCTCAAACGGGCGGAAGCGGTGCGCGACTGGATGTTACAGACCAGCGATGTTTCCCCCACCTGCTTTGCGGTGCAGGGGTTCGGGGCGACCCGGCCTGTCGCCTCCAACGACACCGAACAGGGGCGAGCAGCAAACCGAAGAGTAGAGATCAGTCTGGTACCGCAGGCGAATGCCTGCCAGGGGCCAGACAGTATAACGCCGCCGGAACAAGATAGCGGCTTCGACAATCAAGGAGAGTAAACATGGCAATTCCAGTCTATCTGTGGCTGAAGGACGACGGCGGTGCGGACATCAAAGGTTCGGTGGACGTACAAAGTCGCGAAGGGAGCATCGAAGTGGTGGCGCAGGATCATAGCCTGTACATCCCGACTGACAATAACACTGGCAAGTTGACCGGCACACGTATCCATACCCCTTTCATCTTTACCAAGGAAATCGATGCGTCCAGCCCTTATCTCTATAAGGCGGTGACCACTGGGCAAACGCTGAAAACGGCCGAGTTCAAATGGTACCGCATCGATGATGCCGGTCAGGAAGTGGAGTACTTCAACACCAAACTGGACAACGTGAAAGTGGTGAAAGTGGCGCCTAAGATGCACGACATCA
Coding sequences within it:
- a CDS encoding Hcp family type VI secretion system effector is translated as MAIPVYLWLKDDGGADIKGSVDVQSREGSIEVVAQDHSLYIPTDNNTGKLTGTRIHTPFIFTKEIDASSPYLYKAVTTGQTLKTAEFKWYRIDDAGQEVEYFNTKLDNVKVVKVAPKMHDIKDPGKEKHNHLELVELRYEKITWTYKDGNIIHSDSWNERATA
- a CDS encoding OmpA family protein, translating into MSVVLKRVLWCWGGLLGLVVLWGFLPLSPAGLWGMTLLVILLVAVTCGWLTRSAHALNAKIALATAPVLPPAGFDGVLVLVCGDSAPLLFDASERREVRQGWYLAVPTPERFLHTVQWIAAHHPIWLPQIVVMLCVVPERHSDEAQLRGDLYQWRVAINQCRSWLQGEPPVILCGYVNPVVNLSETQAPLWFADVGDVAGVSVWGADNSVQPYPRWAAALSGKTLSERFMQGIALDAWMSWLATVVMDEWQCSKTALPVLPVSLWAVNFTPVVDVENNLWQQVLREQTTLEAPLATVPGALPFPDLFLPLLPHRQGLTPIQRFACRGALLFAGALAIALLASFINNQRVIDSVGDDLARYRALSGTPPEPKLLAQQRLREDEQLLARYQRQGVPLSLGLGLYQGMTLYPVVQAALGDWVAPVPAVPVVPPTPTVVIQAAPQTVRLDSLSLFDTGKYQLKNDSTKVLVAALMNIKAKPGWLIVVAGHTDITGDAKANQILSLKRAEAVRDWMLQTSDVSPTCFAVQGFGATRPVASNDTEQGRAANRRVEISLVPQANACQGPDSITPPEQDSGFDNQGE
- the tssL gene encoding type VI secretion system protein TssL, short form; amino-acid sequence: MTTSLSKESIAVDEIFHDTWLMVCQLRNGVPAQDGQALYRKACAQIDAARQALEAAGVAAPAAEHMLYAQCALLDETVMGRQAQDSGYSEWLKSPLQARYFNTLSAGELLWERIRTVLHDPVPDRNVLTCFHRVLLLGFSGRYREDGNQRREDVLAALARQVPPFTLPTKDALIVRPSARRYRSGRSTLWWRWLALVVVLAGLWWGLDTALQQLVHQRLP